TTACTTGAGAATGGGAGAATTAATGGTACATTGTCCATTGTCGATTGTCCTTTCCGAAAGACTCAGAATTAACAGGTCCAGTGTTGTCTCTTACAATCAAAATATGACTTTATAATTGTCGAAATGAATCATGCTGGCTAAAGTGTCCTATAAAGGTAACCTATTTTCACTTCGATGATGCCACTGTTAGGTTTATGTGAGGTCAGGGTCCTCCCTCAGGATAAACCAACCTCCATTTCAAgtttgttaaatgaaaataacttcTTCCAAGTAGCATAGGGATACCAATGTGTCCCAtccaaaaaactaaaacatcTTTGCCAACCCTAGCTAATTACTCTTACATTATTTTCCATATTctcatcaaaacatatatatttccATATCCTATTTTAATTTCGTCAAACTTTTTATGTTATAACACTTTATATTAGGCTGTTAGAGACGTACAAAAACATGCAATCATTTCAGtttataaatcattatttttgtggtcctaatttaaatatagtataagagtataacatcattataactcaccaagaacaagaaaacaaaaacaaataaaatttataaaataaaacatgaatatttttttttactgaaacataaaatatgtttaattttaaatagttttaacttttatcatGAAAGGCAGAATCCTTTCAGAACTACTTTTGCAagttttcacaaaaaaaattatccttatcttaattaaaaaaacaaatgtaaaattGTATTCTAAAGCCTCTTTGTAAAAGTTATCAAGAACTTATTCTAACTTAtctaatattataataacttatGCGAGTGTTTTGAATATGTTTGTAAGAATATCATATTATTCAGAAGatatattttgagttaaaaataatttaagtaatttattaataattgctCTTAGGCTTTATCTTAGAGGTGTGTAccataaaaaatgtaattttttttcttacatgttataaaacaaaatcacttttgacttttgttttttcatctcTCAAAAGTATGATATACACTCTTGCTCCtttcattatatatttcttttactcTCTAACATTTCCATGGGCTACACTTCCTTTCGTACTTTGTTGATGTTAGCCATCATAACTTTATATATAGGTCAATTAGGATTCTCAAGGACCACCCGATATCATTTaccctttttattattatttgtttagagctagagaaaaaaaaaagaaaagaaatgttgaattatattttttataatctttgtAATACAATTAAACGATCATTTAGTTATTACAAGGTTAAGTAGATAATATTGGATACTATGTCACAATTTCAGTTACAGGCTACTGTTCATATAGCTATATAGTATTTATATGACTTCTTTTATGTGTATTATGAATTCTTTTTTGTGAATGTTATGTATGATGTGCAAAATAGACAAATCTGATATATTATGAATTCTTTTTTGTGTATGTTATGTATGATGTGCAAAATAGACGTCTTTATTACATTCTAtatcaaatcatattttaatctATTGTTATATGcctatataaaaataaaaagctgGACTTTTTGCATCATTAACATCTACATCAATTTtacaacaatataaaatattaaaaataacgaatgtaaaaataaattttctaatacTAATTATCTTTATATATGCAATGAAATTTTCAAGTAAAATTGCGTGACAAAACTATGATAAAAACCAGTAATCCCAGATGATCTTTGTTCAATAGTCAAACTaatttttgataattaaaactataagttttaataattttgttaataaccATTAATGCCATAAAATTTCCAAATAATAcatgatgaaaaataaattcagaGTTGGATGAcaaaaattctaatattatcataatgtttaattaatatatacaaatattcaCCAAAAATTAAAGGAACATAacccttaaaaatatataataataaagaagtGTACACCAagtaatatttataagaaaaccTTTTACCTAAAGCCTAACTAAATATGTTCTTCTTCTATCAGTAAATGTGTTAAGAATtattttcctctaattaggtTTGTTTCTCAGATTACTAATAAATGTCATTTACTATGGTTTTAAATATATCAAGAATAGTCATACATTTACAATCTTAACAGTATATTAATTAGTTGAATAATAGAAGAACTCATATTCATACTCTTAACCCTAAACCTTTATAACATAgctaataaactttttttatgcTTATCAATATCATAACTAGAGACCTAAATTTTAAGAACATTATGTACTTTAAATCTTCttagttgatttttttcatctttttctcaattggtgCTTCAAATGCATTTCCTTGTATACAATCATTATGTATTTTGTCATTTCTTATATGACCACACCTTCATCTTAAGATTCCTATTTTTTCTGTACTCACATATCTCATGAagttagattttctttttctttcatatgttttaagttgagtttttttctttctaatgtACATACATTTAGGTTGGTTTTGAAATTATACATACACATTTACTAAAGGTGCTCTCACAATAATAATgcgtgtatatatattttttctactaCATGCATATGAGAAAATGAACaaagatgaagatggaagaattaaacctaaaagatattaaaaatattatatttgtgtaGTGTGttgcttataaaaaataaaaaaataaaaattgtaatgtCTGCGCTATTACTATGTGTTTGTTTGAATGTCTAGAAGCACagtataagattaaaataaaatatgattaaatccataaattaaaaaacaaaagaaaacttttGATTAGCGCGAAGTGTGTCGTGATGTGAAGCACGTTATGGAGgaagtaataaataattgaatgaaCAGATTAGGCAAGATGAGAATTTCCAGAAAGAGATAATGAATTAGAAGTGCTTTCAATGACCTAAATATAGCGAAATCGCTTTATAATGACACTTGCATTTCTAATCAAGACCTTATTATGAAATAACAAAGGGACTCGAACAAATTGATTATGATAGGGAATGCTTCAACGGGATTCTTGTCACCCACAGGCACATCGAATCTCCGTAATATATagtagaaaagagaaaacaaattatgcgtaaaaaaagaatgaaactgAATCAACGGTGGAAATAGAAGGAAGCCTTTTGAActcaaaacaatatttatgaaatttatgaataaataaataaataaataaataaataatattcccAGAGCATGGGCCCCTCAAAAGGGTCGTGGTCCCCAACTTTCCCTTTAACCTTACCTCAACGAAACTGTATGGCTAGAACCGTACGCGTACTCAACAGTAGTAGAGTAACCGTAGCGTAGCAATGTTGCTTTCGCAGACTTCAAATGGCTGAGAAGCAATCCAAGAGACAGAATCACAGAACCGGAgagaaaaagatagagagagagagagagaaagagagaaattgaCTGATCCCCATTGAAGGACTGCTTCTTCAACTACTATCCCATTCACGCACATTCTTCATTCCTCATTTCCTTCAATTTCGACTGTCTGCTTCATCACTGATACACTTCAGAACTCGCATAATTAACACAATTCAAGGGGAATCCACTTCAATTGGATCTTCTACTCTGCGTTTTGTTAGCTCAATGGAGCAAGCTCCGGTAGGATTACGCGGATCCGTGCACGAAGGCGCTACGCTTGAGTCAATTCAATTCAACGAAGAAATTCAGGGAATCATGGCGCCGGCACCGGCGCCGGAAAATGCCAGCTCATTCACTGCACTGCTTGAGCTTCCGCCGACCCAGGCAGTGGAGCTCCTTCACTCGCCCAACTCTGATGGAGCTCGGAAGCCGCCTACTTGCCACGTCAGCACTAATCACAAACCCTATTTGCTCAACTCTTTCGGTGGCAATTTGACCTTTCCTTCCAACGCCGCTTTAATTGAACGCGCAGCCAAGTTCTCcgtgtttgctggtgaaaactcAACGTCGCCGGGGGAGGCATGTCTGTTTCGGGCCGGGTCTGGTTCGAATTTGGATAGGGTGAAGAACGAGCCGCAAGAGACTGATTCGAACCCGTGCTCCACGCAAGGGTGTGTTTCGGATCCTGTTGTTGAGAACAAGAACGAGAAGACGACCGCGAAGAGAAAGGAGCGAGAGAAGAAAGTAACGGTAACTTTGATGTTAACCTTCCTAATTGCAATAAATCGGATAATTAGGGTTCCTGTTTACCGTATAATTGAAGGGTCAAAACGTAAAATAGTACATGATTTTGTGGAATTCAGGTTAGAGGATCGTTGAAGAAGAGTAAGAGCGTCGCTGATGAGACCTCCGTTGACAGTGAGAAGCTTCCCTATGTCCACGTTCGAGTTCGTCGAGGTCAAGCCACAGATAGCCATAGCTTGGCAGAAAGGGTAAAGACTTGACTAATCa
The sequence above is drawn from the Vigna radiata var. radiata cultivar VC1973A chromosome 3, Vradiata_ver6, whole genome shotgun sequence genome and encodes:
- the LOC106757756 gene encoding transcription factor bHLH48, which produces MEQAPVGLRGSVHEGATLESIQFNEEIQGIMAPAPAPENASSFTALLELPPTQAVELLHSPNSDGARKPPTCHVSTNHKPYLLNSFGGNLTFPSNAALIERAAKFSVFAGENSTSPGEACLFRAGSGSNLDRVKNEPQETDSNPCSTQGCVSDPVVENKNEKTTAKRKEREKKVTVRGSLKKSKSVADETSVDSEKLPYVHVRVRRGQATDSHSLAERARREKINARMKLLQELVPGCDKISGTAMVLDEIINHVQSLQRQVEILSMKLAAVNPRIDFSLDSLLATDGASLMDSNIPSMMTPLMWPEIPVNGNRQHYQQQWQFDAFHQPLWEREEVNHNFMTPENSLLSYDSSANSASLHSNQLKMEL